A single Elephas maximus indicus isolate mEleMax1 chromosome 2, mEleMax1 primary haplotype, whole genome shotgun sequence DNA region contains:
- the LOC126068145 gene encoding olfactory receptor 2T3-like encodes MYSGNQTSENQTLSTYFILMGLFDQTKYAVFLYTLTFVLFLMALTGNALLILLIHREPRLHTPMYFFISQLSLIDLMYVCATVPKMLVDQVTGDNTISHLGCGVQMFSYLTLAGAEVFLLSAMAYDLYAAICRPLHYPLLMNQRVCHLFMSGCWFLGMSDGLLLTAMTMSLPFCQFRKIMNFFCEAPTLLKLSCSNIPLYETFMYLCCILMILIPIISVSGSYVLILRLIHSINSAEGRRKAFATCSSHMVVVLLFFGASIYTNMLPRSYHTGKQDMTVSAFYTIITPVLNSFIYSLWNKDVTGALRNLMLSGMGPRKF; translated from the coding sequence ATGTACTCAGGGAATCAAACTTCAGAGAATCAAACATTAAGCACCTATTTTATCCTCATGGGGCTCTTTGATCAAACTAAATATGCAGTCTTCCTCTATACCTTGACCTTTGTCCTTTTCTTGATGGCCCTAACTGGGAATGCCCTTCTCATCCTCCTGATCCACAGGGAGCCCCGCcttcacactcccatgtacttcttcatCAGCCAGCTCTCCCTCATAGACCTCATGTACGTGTGTGCGACAGTGCCCAAGATGCTCGTGGACCAGGTTACTGGAGATAATACAATTTCCCACTTGGGTTGTGGGGTCCAGATGTTCTCCTATCTCACCCTCGCTGGAGCTGAGGTTTTCCTCCTAAGTGCCATGGCCTATGACCTATATGCTGCCATTTGCAGACCTCTCCATTACCCACTGCTCATGAACCAGAGAGTCTGCCATCTCTTCATGTCTGGATGCTGGTTCCTGGGAATGTCTGATGGTTTGTTGCTCACCGCAATGACCATGAGTTTACCTTTTTGTCAGTTTAGAAAAATCATGAACTTTTTCTGTGAGGCCCCCACCTTGCTGAAGCTCTCCTGCTCCAACATCCCCCTTTATGAAACGTTCATGTACCTGTGCTGTATCCTAATGATCCTAATCCCCATCATTAGTGTATCTGGCTCATACGTTCTCATCCTGCGCCTCATCCACAGCATAAATTCAGCAGAGGGCCGCAGAAAGGCCTTTGCCACCTGTTCCTCCCACATGGTGGTagtgctgctcttttttggtgcTAGCATATACACCAATATGCTCCCCAGGTCCTACCACACAGGTAAGCAGGACATGACGGTGTCTGCTTTTTACACCATCATCACCCCTGTGTTGAACTCCTTCATTTATAGCCTCTGGAATAAAGATGTCACAGGGGCCCTGAGGAACTTGATGCTATCAGGGATGGGACCGAGGAAGTTTTAA